The proteins below are encoded in one region of Patescibacteria group bacterium:
- the typA gene encoding translational GTPase TypA: MKQIRNVAIIAHVDHGKTTLVDALLRQSQTHLKKEVAQNICIMDSNELERERGITIFSKNASVEWHDLKIKIIDTPGHADFGGEVERVLKMADGCLLLVDAKEGPMPQTRFVLKKALETKHKIIVVINKIDKPDARPNFVLDKTFDLFLELGADDETAEFPVVYASSKLGKAGTQANLDKMTDIIPIFEAIEKYIPAPKSDSQATLQMLVTTTTYDNFKGRIAIGRLQNGTLRAGQEVSHINRTGEIKNCRLTSLMNFSGLERVEVDKVEAGDLVAIAGISDINIGETISDVNNPTALPVLKIDEPTVKMIFSINSSPFAGKEGQFSTSRQIRERLYKELETDMALRVEDSQTGEWIVSGRGELHLAILIERMRREGYEFQVSRPQVIEKEINGQKMEPWELIFIDVPEQYAGIIIQKLGNVQGQLLKMKTEDGITNLEFTVPTAGLFGFRSGFLTDTRGLGIMNTLFDGYRPKTDKKIERNHGSLVAHESGITCLYGLLIAQGRGILFYGPGEKVYKGEVVGQNSRTQDMRVNVCKEKRLSNMRSRGEGTAEHFNAPQIMDLEDALEYIGDDELVEVTPKNIRIRKIILDETEELRRQKGIKS, from the coding sequence ATGAAACAAATTAGAAACGTCGCTATCATTGCTCACGTAGACCACGGCAAAACAACGCTCGTGGATGCTTTACTTAGACAATCGCAAACTCACTTAAAAAAAGAAGTCGCGCAAAATATTTGTATTATGGATAGTAATGAATTAGAAAGAGAAAGAGGGATTACTATTTTTTCCAAAAATGCTTCAGTAGAGTGGCATGATCTGAAGATAAAGATTATCGACACTCCCGGTCATGCTGACTTCGGGGGAGAAGTTGAGCGTGTTTTAAAAATGGCCGATGGATGCCTTTTGCTAGTTGACGCTAAGGAAGGTCCGATGCCACAGACAAGATTTGTTTTAAAAAAGGCACTGGAGACAAAACATAAAATAATTGTGGTCATTAATAAAATCGACAAACCAGATGCTCGGCCAAATTTTGTTTTAGATAAAACCTTTGATTTATTTTTAGAACTTGGGGCTGACGATGAAACCGCTGAATTCCCGGTAGTTTATGCTTCTTCAAAATTAGGTAAAGCAGGAACGCAAGCAAATTTGGATAAAATGACAGATATTATTCCCATTTTTGAAGCTATTGAAAAATATATTCCGGCGCCAAAATCTGATTCGCAAGCGACCCTGCAAATGTTAGTAACAACCACTACTTATGATAATTTTAAGGGCCGTATTGCCATTGGTCGGTTGCAAAACGGCACTTTAAGGGCCGGCCAAGAAGTGTCCCACATTAATCGCACGGGTGAAATTAAAAATTGCCGTCTTACCAGCTTAATGAATTTCTCGGGACTAGAGAGAGTAGAGGTTGATAAAGTCGAGGCCGGAGATCTTGTTGCTATAGCCGGGATTTCAGATATCAATATTGGTGAAACAATTAGTGACGTTAATAATCCGACCGCCTTACCGGTTTTAAAAATTGACGAACCTACGGTTAAAATGATTTTTTCTATTAATTCTTCTCCTTTTGCCGGCAAAGAAGGGCAATTTAGCACCTCTCGTCAAATCAGAGAACGTCTTTACAAAGAGCTTGAAACAGATATGGCCTTGAGAGTTGAAGATAGTCAAACCGGCGAATGGATTGTGTCTGGACGAGGAGAATTACATTTGGCTATTTTAATTGAAAGAATGAGACGTGAAGGATATGAATTTCAGGTTTCGCGTCCCCAGGTGATTGAAAAAGAAATTAATGGTCAGAAGATGGAACCATGGGAATTGATTTTTATCGATGTGCCGGAACAATATGCCGGTATTATTATTCAAAAACTTGGCAATGTTCAGGGCCAACTTTTAAAAATGAAAACAGAAGACGGTATTACCAATCTTGAGTTTACCGTTCCTACCGCCGGACTCTTTGGATTCAGAAGCGGGTTTTTAACAGATACTCGAGGCCTGGGCATTATGAACACTCTTTTTGATGGTTATCGGCCAAAGACTGACAAGAAGATTGAACGAAATCATGGTTCATTAGTTGCTCATGAATCGGGAATTACTTGTTTGTATGGTTTATTAATTGCTCAGGGTCGCGGTATTTTATTTTATGGCCCAGGTGAAAAGGTTTATAAAGGAGAAGTGGTTGGCCAAAATAGTCGCACTCAAGATATGAGAGTTAATGTTTGTAAAGAGAAGAGGCTTAGTAATATGCGTTCCCGAGGCGAAGGCACGGCTGAACATTTTAACGCTCCGCAAATAATGGACCTTGAAGATGCCCTGGAGTATATTGGTGATGATGAATTAGTAGAAGTAACGCCAAAGAACATACGTATCAGAAAAATAATTTTAGACGAAACAGAAGAACTAAGAAGGCAAAAAGGAATAAAATCATAA
- a CDS encoding SRPBCC family protein, translating to MKTIILKASWIIKASREEIYRIMSDFENMPKYFPAVAESIRVIKREGNHLIMEIKAKTFGRTISAQMDTQLHPPLGYVSDNKSGIGTSGHEEFLMEEITGGTKINYTYNIELKSFILRIFAKPLIGWYAMRFWKHAVIDKLKEMLEK from the coding sequence ATGAAAACAATTATTTTAAAAGCCTCTTGGATTATAAAAGCTTCTCGAGAAGAAATTTATAGAATAATGAGCGACTTTGAAAATATGCCCAAATATTTTCCAGCGGTAGCCGAATCCATTCGCGTTATTAAGCGAGAGGGTAATCATCTCATTATGGAGATTAAAGCTAAAACATTTGGCCGAACTATTTCAGCACAGATGGACACCCAACTGCATCCGCCCCTTGGATATGTTTCGGACAATAAAAGTGGCATTGGCACTTCTGGTCATGAAGAATTTTTAATGGAAGAAATTACAGGGGGGACGAAAATTAATTATACCTATAATATTGAGTTAAAAAGTTTTATTCTCCGCATTTTCGCTAAACCATTAATTGGTTGGTATGCAATGCGTTTTTGGAAACATGCCGTTATAGACAAATTAAAAGAAATGTTAGAGAAATAA